Proteins from one Geomonas agri genomic window:
- a CDS encoding sigma-54-dependent transcriptional regulator has protein sequence MDSELYPSFKVLLVDDEPAWLRSLSLALESSSGITNVELCSDSRNVLDILAQGEVGLVLLDLTMPHVSGEDLLVQVGERFPGVAVIVVSGLNQVGKVVNCMKLGAYDYYVKTDDEERIVCGVLRAIKHLELQRDDKEMARRFVSCELQHPEAFSAICTADRAMQALFAYIEAVAVSPLPLLITGESGSGKELLAQATHRLSRCRGELVAVNVAGLDDTVFSDTLFGHLRGAFTGAEGVRRGMIEAAANGTLFLDEIGDLSIASQVKLLRLLQEGEYFPLGSDQPRRLKARIVVATHQNLEAKVAEGSFRRDLFYRLRTHHVEVPPLRSRKGDLPYLLDLFLEEAAATLGKKKPTPPPGLVQLLATYSFPGNVRELKAMVFDAVSTHKERMLSMDSFAKAISAGGGVAERAPDQNPFAGFEPLPTFANAANYLLEEAMNRAGGNQTLAARLLGISQPSLWKRLKLSRG, from the coding sequence ATGGATAGTGAGCTGTACCCGAGCTTCAAGGTGCTGCTTGTCGATGACGAACCGGCATGGCTGCGCTCGCTGTCGCTCGCGTTGGAGAGCAGCTCCGGTATCACCAACGTGGAGCTTTGCAGCGACAGCCGGAACGTGCTGGATATCCTCGCCCAGGGTGAGGTGGGCCTGGTGCTGCTCGATCTCACCATGCCGCACGTCTCGGGCGAGGACCTCCTGGTCCAGGTCGGGGAACGTTTCCCGGGTGTGGCCGTCATCGTGGTGAGCGGCCTGAACCAGGTGGGCAAGGTGGTCAACTGCATGAAGCTCGGTGCCTACGACTACTACGTCAAGACCGATGACGAGGAGCGCATCGTCTGCGGCGTCCTGCGTGCCATCAAGCACCTGGAACTGCAACGCGACGACAAGGAGATGGCGCGGCGCTTCGTGTCCTGCGAGTTGCAGCACCCGGAGGCGTTTTCCGCCATCTGTACGGCGGACCGGGCCATGCAGGCACTCTTTGCCTATATCGAGGCGGTGGCCGTCAGCCCGCTGCCGCTATTGATCACGGGCGAGAGCGGGTCCGGCAAGGAACTCCTGGCCCAGGCCACCCACCGGTTGAGCCGCTGCCGGGGCGAACTGGTGGCCGTGAACGTTGCCGGGCTGGACGACACCGTGTTCTCGGACACCCTTTTCGGCCACCTGCGCGGCGCCTTCACCGGTGCCGAAGGGGTGCGCCGCGGCATGATCGAGGCGGCCGCCAACGGTACCCTGTTTCTCGACGAGATCGGGGACCTGAGCATCGCGTCCCAGGTGAAACTTTTGCGGCTGCTCCAGGAAGGGGAGTATTTCCCGCTGGGGAGCGACCAGCCCCGGCGCCTCAAGGCGCGCATCGTGGTGGCGACCCACCAGAACCTGGAGGCGAAAGTGGCCGAGGGTAGTTTCAGGCGCGACCTGTTCTACCGGCTGCGCACCCACCACGTGGAGGTGCCACCGCTGCGCAGCCGCAAGGGTGACCTGCCGTACCTGCTCGACCTGTTCCTCGAGGAGGCTGCCGCGACGCTGGGCAAGAAGAAGCCGACTCCGCCCCCCGGGTTGGTGCAGCTGCTCGCCACCTACAGCTTCCCGGGCAACGTCCGCGAACTGAAGGCCATGGTTTTCGACGCGGTGAGCACGCACAAGGAGCGCATGCTTTCCATGGACTCCTTTGCCAAGGCGATCAGCGCCGGCGGAGGAGTTGCGGAGCGGGCGCCGGACCAGAACCCCTTTGCGGGCTTCGAGCCTCTGCCCACCTTCGCCAACGCGGCCAATTACCTCCTCGAGGAAGCGATGAACCGCGCCGGCGGCAACCAGACCCTGGCAGCACGACTGCTCGGTATATCCCAACCCTCCCTCTGGAAACGCCTGAAATTGTCCCGCGGTTAA
- a CDS encoding transporter substrate-binding domain-containing protein codes for MFTRILLLLIILGLTVTGAHAEQATGRDLRVIVVGGNSNYPPYQFLDKNGEPAGYIVDLTRAIARVMGLQVSIRLDDFGKILKGLDSGDIDILEGLSYSETRAKEYDFSTPHSIIVQAIFARKGTPAVKSLEDLKGKKVLVHRGGGMHSYLQERHYDPDLVLTDSPRETLQQLAAGQCDYAVVALLPAMYIIREEKLTNLVPVATNVAPQRYYCYAVKKGNAELVAQMNEGLSILKKTGEFNQIYDKWIGVLEPQRTSWVTVAKYAALVVIPLSLILAATVFWSYSLRRQVAQRTESLSNALAELQRNQQQLVQADKMAALGILVSGVAHEINNPTGIILMNMPTLKKIFRDAERILDRYQEEEGEFALGGIRYQRVRQEVPLILDEIQDGAQRIKKTVEDLKNFARKDDEARKESLDLNHVVQTAVRLVDVATRKMTNNFSASYGEGLPRVFGNEQRLEQVVVNLVMNAGQALPDPSRAISMQTSYDAGSGRVMLTVHDEGTGISPEHLKHLTDPFFTTKRESGGTGLGLSISANIIKDHGGEISFESSLGKGTTVTLALPAAVAGSEHG; via the coding sequence ATGTTTACTAGGATCCTTTTGCTGCTGATCATTCTGGGCCTGACCGTTACCGGGGCGCACGCCGAACAGGCAACCGGCCGTGATCTGCGAGTCATCGTCGTCGGCGGCAACAGCAACTACCCTCCGTACCAGTTCCTGGACAAGAACGGCGAGCCGGCAGGCTACATCGTCGACCTCACCAGGGCCATAGCCAGGGTCATGGGTTTGCAGGTCAGTATCCGGCTGGACGATTTTGGCAAAATCCTCAAAGGACTGGACAGCGGTGACATAGACATCCTCGAGGGGCTCTCCTACTCCGAGACGAGGGCGAAGGAGTACGATTTCTCCACTCCGCACTCGATCATCGTGCAGGCCATCTTCGCACGGAAGGGGACGCCGGCGGTTAAGAGCCTGGAAGACCTCAAGGGGAAGAAGGTGCTGGTGCATCGTGGCGGAGGCATGCACAGCTACCTGCAGGAGCGGCACTACGATCCGGACCTGGTGCTGACCGACAGCCCGCGCGAGACCCTGCAGCAACTGGCGGCCGGACAGTGCGACTACGCCGTGGTGGCACTGCTGCCGGCCATGTACATCATCCGCGAGGAGAAGCTTACCAACCTGGTGCCGGTGGCGACCAACGTGGCGCCGCAGCGTTACTACTGCTACGCCGTGAAAAAGGGGAACGCGGAGTTGGTGGCCCAGATGAACGAGGGGCTCTCCATTCTTAAGAAAACCGGAGAGTTCAACCAGATCTACGACAAGTGGATCGGCGTCTTGGAACCCCAGCGCACCTCGTGGGTCACGGTGGCGAAATACGCGGCGCTGGTGGTGATCCCGCTCTCCCTGATCCTGGCGGCGACGGTGTTCTGGTCGTACTCCCTGCGCCGGCAGGTGGCGCAGCGGACGGAGTCGCTTTCCAACGCCCTGGCGGAGTTGCAGAGAAATCAGCAGCAACTGGTGCAGGCCGATAAGATGGCCGCCCTGGGGATCCTCGTATCCGGGGTGGCCCACGAAATCAACAACCCCACCGGCATCATCCTGATGAACATGCCGACCCTGAAGAAGATATTCAGGGACGCGGAGCGGATACTGGACCGCTACCAGGAGGAAGAGGGGGAGTTCGCCCTTGGCGGGATTCGCTACCAGAGGGTGCGGCAGGAGGTGCCGCTGATCCTTGACGAGATCCAGGACGGCGCCCAGCGCATCAAGAAAACGGTCGAGGACCTCAAGAACTTCGCGCGCAAGGACGACGAGGCACGCAAGGAGTCCCTCGACCTCAATCACGTGGTGCAGACGGCGGTGCGGCTGGTGGACGTGGCGACGCGGAAGATGACCAACAATTTCAGCGCCAGCTACGGCGAAGGGCTGCCCAGGGTCTTCGGCAACGAGCAACGGCTGGAGCAGGTGGTGGTGAACCTGGTCATGAATGCGGGGCAGGCGCTGCCTGATCCAAGCCGGGCCATAAGCATGCAGACCAGCTACGATGCCGGCAGCGGCCGTGTGATGCTCACCGTGCACGACGAGGGGACCGGGATCTCGCCCGAGCACCTGAAGCACCTCACCGACCCATTCTTCACCACCAAGCGCGAGAGCGGGGGGACCGGACTCGGGCTCTCCATATCGGCCAACATCATCAAGGACCACGGCGGCGAAATCAGCTTCGAATCCAGCTTGGGCAAGGGAACCACGGTCACCCTCGCCCTGCCGGCTGCCGTGGCGGGGAGCGAACATGGATAG
- a CDS encoding NifB/NifX family molybdenum-iron cluster-binding protein: MKVCFPVEQNSGLSSAVYGHFGSAPGFVVVDSATGECTAINNGDRVHQHGACNPVAGLGGHHVDAVVVGGIGGGALHKLNAAGMRVFRAGGATVADNLALLEANQLEEYLPGHTCGGHGHGHGCSH; encoded by the coding sequence ATGAAAGTTTGCTTTCCAGTTGAACAGAATAGCGGTCTCTCCAGCGCAGTTTACGGCCATTTCGGCTCGGCTCCGGGGTTTGTCGTCGTCGACAGCGCCACCGGTGAGTGCACTGCCATCAATAACGGCGACCGCGTCCACCAGCACGGTGCCTGCAACCCCGTGGCAGGTCTGGGCGGGCACCATGTCGACGCCGTCGTGGTCGGCGGAATCGGCGGCGGCGCGCTGCACAAGCTGAACGCGGCCGGGATGAGGGTGTTCCGAGCCGGAGGAGCAACGGTTGCCGACAACCTGGCCCTTTTGGAAGCGAACCAACTCGAGGAGTACCTCCCCGGCCATACCTGCGGCGGCCATGGCCACGGCCATGGGTGTTCCCACTAG
- a CDS encoding DUF134 domain-containing protein → MPRPRKPRNCVCPHRVGFSVVFKPAGTPLKDLGQVQLAHDELEALHLCDGQGKTQEQAGACMGISRGTVQRLLTAARRKVADTLVQQKALTISAGPGQAATDPCTGPTTE, encoded by the coding sequence GTGCCGCGTCCACGCAAGCCGAGAAACTGTGTCTGCCCGCACCGTGTCGGCTTCTCCGTGGTCTTCAAGCCGGCAGGCACCCCACTCAAAGATCTGGGCCAAGTGCAACTTGCCCATGACGAGCTGGAGGCCCTGCACCTGTGTGACGGGCAGGGTAAGACACAGGAACAGGCCGGTGCCTGCATGGGGATCTCACGGGGGACCGTGCAGCGCCTGCTGACGGCGGCCCGACGCAAGGTGGCCGACACATTGGTACAGCAAAAAGCGCTGACGATCTCCGCTGGGCCGGGACAAGCCGCTACCGATCCATGCACCGGGCCAACAACGGAGTAG
- a CDS encoding GSU3529 family protein, protein MELLEQLVETAQRQHEEADLPDWIVEEIIALRAAPAPAHGRDDLLALLLLQLEDFDSYAGAGCFGDSVSAATIAATLDRIRGVA, encoded by the coding sequence ATGGAATTGCTCGAGCAGCTCGTTGAAACAGCACAGCGCCAACACGAAGAGGCCGACCTCCCTGACTGGATCGTGGAGGAGATCATCGCTCTCCGCGCTGCCCCGGCACCGGCCCACGGGCGGGATGACCTGCTCGCGCTTCTCTTGCTGCAGTTGGAGGATTTCGACAGCTACGCCGGAGCGGGCTGTTTCGGGGACTCCGTCAGTGCCGCCACCATAGCCGCGACGCTGGACCGGATACGCGGCGTGGCCTGA
- a CDS encoding multiheme c-type cytochrome: MPFPRKIAVMLATSAMLAALTGTTHAASALFDVNRDFYPYYPSLIKWDKSTLDFTPPSVCQGCHEKQYKEWSGSVHQLAFQDPVYQGELNKAVKAVGHEISRQCEGCHSPAGMVTGEIKGPGNAGLSEMALAGVSCDICHSVSAVTHWQTPSHEPENGSFILTPGAETKDGPRFVKRGPFTPSAECGGGFHDCATSPLHLRADLCASCHQVYHYDAHFPLEATYLEWKHGPYAQRDILCQDCHMVDTATFMAAADRFAKPQRQDYRHYFNGANYLLSYLAAGAATKAGNTDQAKLLMKQYTMAVDRLKSAAAVEIMPSYAKGELTELRVRVKNLRAGHNLPTSLTNVRQMWLEIKAKDDAGRLLLSSGQASADGSLPADARLFNSDGMGDNFHFAVDPWVVTSFSRHDTIPPKGYKDVHYGVPPLKGAKKLNVEVKLRYRQADQKVAEALLKAVPKDIDLEKIYGIKAVPPLPVVDMAVQQVVLAPHQTKR; the protein is encoded by the coding sequence GTGCCGTTCCCCAGGAAGATCGCAGTCATGCTTGCGACCTCAGCAATGTTGGCCGCCTTGACCGGCACAACGCATGCCGCGTCCGCACTGTTCGACGTCAATCGTGATTTCTACCCGTACTATCCATCCCTCATCAAATGGGACAAGTCCACCCTCGATTTCACCCCCCCCAGCGTCTGCCAGGGATGCCACGAGAAGCAATATAAGGAATGGAGCGGTTCCGTGCACCAGCTCGCCTTTCAGGACCCTGTGTACCAGGGAGAACTGAACAAGGCGGTCAAGGCGGTGGGGCACGAGATCTCGCGCCAGTGCGAGGGATGCCATTCCCCTGCCGGGATGGTCACCGGCGAAATCAAGGGACCCGGTAACGCGGGTCTGAGCGAGATGGCGCTGGCGGGCGTCTCCTGCGACATCTGCCACTCGGTAAGCGCCGTTACCCACTGGCAGACGCCGTCCCACGAACCGGAGAACGGCTCCTTCATCCTCACTCCCGGCGCCGAAACCAAAGACGGCCCGCGCTTTGTCAAGCGCGGCCCCTTCACGCCGAGCGCCGAATGCGGCGGGGGCTTCCACGACTGCGCCACAAGTCCGCTGCACCTGCGGGCCGACCTTTGTGCCTCCTGCCACCAGGTCTACCATTACGACGCCCACTTCCCGCTGGAAGCCACTTACCTCGAGTGGAAGCACGGCCCCTACGCCCAGCGCGACATCCTTTGCCAGGACTGCCACATGGTCGATACCGCGACCTTCATGGCGGCGGCCGACCGGTTCGCCAAGCCGCAGCGCCAGGACTATCGGCACTACTTCAACGGCGCCAACTACCTCTTGAGCTATCTCGCCGCCGGCGCCGCAACCAAGGCCGGGAACACGGACCAGGCCAAGCTCTTGATGAAGCAGTACACCATGGCCGTGGACCGGCTCAAATCGGCGGCGGCGGTGGAGATTATGCCAAGCTACGCCAAGGGGGAACTCACTGAGTTGCGCGTGCGCGTGAAGAACCTGCGCGCCGGCCATAACCTCCCCACCTCGCTCACCAACGTGCGCCAGATGTGGCTGGAGATCAAGGCCAAGGACGATGCCGGCAGGCTCCTGCTCAGCAGCGGCCAGGCCAGCGCGGATGGCTCCCTGCCCGCCGACGCCAGGCTCTTCAATTCCGATGGGATGGGCGACAATTTCCATTTCGCGGTCGATCCCTGGGTGGTCACCTCCTTTTCCCGGCACGACACCATCCCGCCCAAGGGGTACAAAGACGTACACTACGGCGTCCCGCCGCTCAAGGGAGCGAAGAAGCTGAACGTCGAGGTGAAGCTGCGCTACCGCCAAGCCGACCAGAAAGTGGCTGAGGCGCTGCTGAAGGCCGTTCCCAAGGATATAGACCTGGAAAAGATCTACGGCATCAAAGCCGTGCCCCCGCTGCCAGTTGTCGACATGGCGGTTCAGCAGGTCGTCCTCGCCCCGCACCAGACCAAACGGTAA
- a CDS encoding rhodanese-like domain-containing protein, whose translation MRRILALTLAVAVTLAATAAFAGSLFGGNYQYVAPGEFKKWLETGKKMQIVDIQVPAEFQQHHFKGAVQTNAFPVKSAEDKQKLDRVLPQLTASREEIVIICPRGGGGAKNTYDYLKGKGIAEARMHILEDGMQGWPYQALVVQGK comes from the coding sequence ATGAGAAGAATTTTGGCCCTTACCTTGGCGGTTGCAGTGACCCTGGCCGCAACGGCAGCCTTTGCCGGCAGCCTCTTCGGTGGCAACTACCAGTACGTAGCGCCCGGCGAATTCAAGAAATGGCTGGAGACCGGTAAAAAGATGCAGATCGTAGACATCCAGGTCCCGGCCGAGTTCCAGCAGCACCACTTCAAGGGAGCCGTCCAGACCAACGCATTCCCGGTGAAGTCAGCCGAAGACAAGCAGAAGCTGGACCGGGTACTTCCGCAGCTGACCGCCTCCCGGGAGGAGATCGTCATCATCTGCCCACGCGGTGGCGGCGGTGCCAAGAACACCTACGACTATCTGAAAGGAAAGGGGATCGCCGAGGCGCGCATGCACATCCTCGAAGATGGCATGCAGGGATGGCCGTACCAGGCCCTGGTGGTGCAGGGGAAATAA
- a CDS encoding ATP-dependent DNA helicase, with product MKPAKDVINIPVGYFALPVPRTGSIEPRSGYDRSTRDGQEIHQRVQRKRGQDDPTYQAEVPVGRLIERGGFRFQVNGRMDGVSGRDLHCIEEIKSCFNLWDLKRRLAGGSLQEPYCLQLYTYGYFHFLEHGVVPRLTFHLVSSRNGQSADLEVRLDLEQYQAWFDARLEELVREAALAAKRAQRRHKVAAAFPFPFEKPRPGQVELMQEVELGMAMGRRMLIQAPTGLGKTVGVLHPVLREALGRGQTVYYVTPKNSQHEVAEDAVHRFREAGAKLRSLTITAKSKICFQEEPICTPEYCEYARDYYGKVARHGLVELLEKKRSLRSRHFRQFGEQYQVCPFELQIDCAKLADVVICDYNYVFAPRSALGRAAGLPVDQVGKPSLVIDEAHNLPSRAMEYYSPRLSSTVLEGMREDLAGVPLSFRREAAGLLDECVAAVLSCRRGEDGKAARIEPPLAPFLDLDGRLRGLLSRYLEADVEVRQEDPVLRLCYYWSEFTETLEFAVRSERQEFFTSYQPHGAGGSIKVTCCDASELIRERYAEYQQVVGFSATLKPMEYYAKLSGLDPDQVRWAEFQSPFPPERRKLLIIPQVSTRYSQRERNYARIADALARIVALRRGNYLAFFPSFTFLERVAELFRVPEGFEVLRQERNMKGARTAEFLEQLRSGQAPTVVLAVQGGSLSEGVDYAGDMVIGAFVVGPPLPNYDLEREEMRAYYQRHYGKGFEYAYTIPAMSKAIQSAGRVIRSETDRGVIVLMDDRFLEESYSSAMPADWYETRADELVSGAILKDIDDFWAKPSP from the coding sequence ATGAAACCAGCAAAAGACGTCATCAACATCCCGGTAGGTTACTTCGCTCTTCCCGTGCCGCGTACCGGCAGTATCGAGCCACGATCGGGCTACGACCGCTCCACCAGGGACGGCCAGGAGATCCACCAGCGGGTGCAGCGGAAACGGGGGCAGGACGACCCGACCTACCAGGCCGAGGTGCCGGTCGGGCGGCTCATCGAGCGGGGCGGCTTCCGTTTCCAGGTCAACGGGCGCATGGACGGCGTGTCCGGCCGCGACCTTCACTGCATCGAGGAAATCAAGAGCTGCTTCAACCTGTGGGACCTTAAGCGGCGCCTGGCGGGCGGATCACTCCAGGAGCCCTACTGTCTGCAGCTGTACACCTACGGCTACTTCCACTTTCTGGAACACGGGGTGGTACCGCGCCTCACCTTCCACCTGGTCTCTTCGCGCAACGGGCAGTCCGCGGACCTCGAGGTCCGGCTCGACCTGGAACAGTACCAGGCATGGTTCGATGCGCGGTTGGAGGAACTGGTTCGCGAGGCGGCCCTGGCGGCCAAGAGAGCGCAGCGCAGGCACAAAGTCGCGGCAGCCTTCCCGTTCCCCTTCGAGAAGCCGCGGCCCGGGCAGGTGGAGCTGATGCAGGAGGTTGAGTTGGGGATGGCGATGGGGCGGCGCATGCTGATCCAGGCGCCGACCGGCCTGGGCAAAACGGTAGGGGTGCTGCACCCCGTGCTCAGGGAGGCGCTGGGGCGCGGACAGACGGTGTACTACGTGACGCCCAAGAACAGCCAGCACGAGGTCGCCGAGGACGCGGTGCACCGGTTCCGCGAGGCCGGCGCGAAGCTGCGCTCGTTGACCATCACCGCCAAGAGCAAGATCTGCTTCCAGGAGGAGCCGATCTGCACCCCGGAGTACTGCGAGTACGCCCGCGACTACTACGGCAAGGTGGCGCGCCACGGTCTGGTGGAGCTGCTGGAGAAAAAAAGGAGCCTCAGAAGCCGCCATTTCCGGCAGTTCGGCGAACAGTACCAGGTCTGCCCCTTCGAGCTGCAGATCGATTGTGCCAAGCTGGCCGACGTGGTCATCTGCGACTACAACTACGTCTTTGCGCCGCGCTCGGCGCTGGGGCGTGCCGCAGGGCTCCCGGTGGACCAGGTGGGCAAGCCGAGCCTGGTCATCGACGAGGCGCACAACCTCCCCTCGCGGGCCATGGAGTACTACTCTCCGCGGCTCTCCAGCACGGTGCTGGAGGGGATGCGCGAGGACCTGGCCGGGGTGCCGTTGTCGTTTCGGCGGGAGGCGGCGGGGCTCCTGGATGAATGCGTGGCCGCGGTACTCTCCTGCCGTCGGGGGGAGGATGGCAAAGCCGCGAGGATCGAGCCGCCGCTGGCCCCGTTCCTGGACCTGGACGGCCGGCTGCGCGGGCTTTTGTCCCGCTACCTCGAGGCGGACGTGGAGGTCAGGCAAGAGGATCCCGTCCTGCGTCTCTGCTACTACTGGTCCGAGTTCACCGAGACGCTTGAGTTCGCGGTGCGCTCGGAACGCCAGGAATTTTTTACCTCGTACCAGCCGCACGGTGCGGGGGGGAGCATTAAGGTGACTTGCTGCGACGCATCCGAGCTGATCCGGGAGCGCTACGCCGAGTACCAGCAGGTAGTGGGGTTCTCCGCGACGCTCAAGCCGATGGAGTACTACGCCAAGCTCTCCGGCCTCGACCCGGACCAGGTGCGCTGGGCCGAGTTCCAGAGCCCGTTTCCCCCAGAGCGGCGCAAGCTTTTGATCATCCCGCAGGTCTCCACCCGCTATTCCCAGCGCGAGCGCAACTACGCCCGCATCGCGGACGCCCTGGCCCGGATCGTAGCGCTCAGGCGCGGCAACTACCTGGCCTTTTTCCCAAGTTTCACGTTCCTGGAGCGGGTCGCCGAGCTGTTCCGGGTACCGGAGGGGTTCGAGGTGCTCCGGCAGGAGCGCAACATGAAGGGCGCAAGGACGGCCGAGTTCCTGGAACAGCTACGGTCGGGACAGGCGCCCACCGTGGTCCTCGCGGTGCAGGGGGGATCGCTTTCGGAAGGGGTAGACTATGCGGGGGACATGGTGATTGGCGCCTTCGTGGTTGGACCGCCGCTACCGAACTACGACCTGGAGCGCGAGGAGATGCGCGCCTACTACCAGCGCCACTACGGCAAGGGGTTCGAGTACGCCTACACCATTCCCGCCATGTCCAAGGCGATCCAGTCGGCGGGAAGGGTGATCCGATCCGAGACCGACCGCGGCGTGATCGTGCTCATGGACGACCGCTTCCTGGAGGAGAGTTACAGCAGCGCCATGCCGGCGGACTGGTACGAGACGCGGGCGGACGAACTGGTGTCCGGTGCGATACTGAAGGATATCGACGACTTTTGGGCCAAACCTTCACCCTAG
- a CDS encoding cytochrome c7, which yields MRRAIAAAVLSVFCAGFAFAADETVVVLPAKNGNVTFPHKKHKDMAEMKCTNCHETDKGGKIAALGKDWAHSTCKGCHTDKGKGPTKCNECHKK from the coding sequence ATGAGAAGAGCCATTGCAGCCGCCGTCCTTTCCGTGTTCTGTGCCGGGTTTGCTTTCGCCGCAGACGAGACCGTGGTGGTGCTCCCCGCGAAGAACGGCAACGTGACCTTCCCGCACAAGAAACACAAGGACATGGCGGAGATGAAATGCACCAACTGTCATGAAACCGACAAGGGCGGGAAAATTGCTGCCCTCGGCAAAGACTGGGCACACAGTACCTGCAAGGGGTGCCACACCGACAAGGGCAAAGGGCCCACCAAGTGCAACGAATGTCATAAGAAGTAA